Below is a genomic region from Longimicrobium sp..
CCCGCCACGACGTGTTCGGGCCGATGGGGCACATCGACCACCCGCGCTTCTTCGCCTACGTCCCCGGCCCGGCGAACTTCGTCGGCGCCATGGCCGACGCGCTGGCCAGCGGGATGAACCCCTTCGCCGGGGCGTGGGCGGTCGCCGCGGGGCCGGCCGAGACGGAGCTGGTGACGGTAGACTGGCTGCGGCAGATCTGCGGGCTCCCCGACGGCGCCGGCGGCGCGTTCGTCAGCGGCGGCTCGATGGCCAACCTCACCGCGCTGGCGGTGGCGCGGCAGCAGCGCTTCGGCGCGGGCGACTTCTCGCGCGCGGTGATCTACGCGTCGGACCAGACGCACTCGTCCGTGGCGCGAGGAGCGCGCGTCCTCGGCTTCGCGCCCGAGCGGCTGCGGCTGCTGCCGTCGGCCGGCGACTGCCGCCTCGATCTCCATGCGCTGGCGGAGGCGATGGCGCGGGACCGCCGCGACGGGCTGGTCCCCTTCTGCGTGGTGGCCAACGCGGGAACGACGAACACGGGCGCCGTCGATCCCCTCCCCGGGATCGCGGAGATCTGCCGCGCGGCCGGCGTGTGGATGCACGTCGACGGCGCGTACGGCGCGGCGGCGGCGCTCACCGCGCCGGGCCGTGAACTGCTGCGCGGGCTGGGGGAGGCCGATTCGGTGTCGCTGGACGCGCACAAGTGGCTCTTCCAGCCCGTCGAGTGCGGGGTCGTCCTCGTCCGCCACGCGTGGGCCCTGCGCGACACCTTCCGCGAGGTTCCCGAATACCTGAAGGACAGCGACCTCTCCGCCGAGGAGGTCAACTTCCGCGACTGGGGCGTGCAGCTGACCCGCGGCTTCCGCGCGTTCAAGCTCTGGCTGTCGATCCAGGCGTTCGGCCTGGGCGCATTCCGAGCGGCCGTCGATTGGGGAATCCGCCAGGCGGAGATCGCCGAGGAGGCGCTCCGTGCCTCGCCGGAGTGGGAGATCGTCACTCCCGCGCAGCTCGGCATCGT
It encodes:
- a CDS encoding aminotransferase class V-fold PLP-dependent enzyme gives rise to the protein MSSIPNPTLQLTPEEMRALGYRVVDAIVDHLAHLHERPVAGGATRAEMEARLREPAPEEGAGWEAALERARHDVFGPMGHIDHPRFFAYVPGPANFVGAMADALASGMNPFAGAWAVAAGPAETELVTVDWLRQICGLPDGAGGAFVSGGSMANLTALAVARQQRFGAGDFSRAVIYASDQTHSSVARGARVLGFAPERLRLLPSAGDCRLDLHALAEAMARDRRDGLVPFCVVANAGTTNTGAVDPLPGIAEICRAAGVWMHVDGAYGAAAALTAPGRELLRGLGEADSVSLDAHKWLFQPVECGVVLVRHAWALRDTFREVPEYLKDSDLSAEEVNFRDWGVQLTRGFRAFKLWLSIQAFGLGAFRAAVDWGIRQAEIAEEALRASPEWEIVTPAQLGIVTFRRVAAGMDGGAIDALQRRIAAEMVRSGWAMLSTTVLRGSAVLRLCTINPRTTEGDVRETVRRLGEIARAAAG